In one Gemmatimonadaceae bacterium genomic region, the following are encoded:
- a CDS encoding alpha/beta hydrolase has protein sequence MHADINGVKLYYETHGPNGNRPPLVLLHGGVGGIEMFGPNLPALAQKHHVIAIDLESHGRSGDVDRPLRYETMADGVAALVRQLGFARADVIGYSLGGGVAQQTAFRHPELVRKLIVISSPFRRDAFYPEILAIFDQMNGSFGAGMKQSPLSKLYPEVNWERLFTKLGDLQRQNFDWSRDVAKLRAQTMLIFADADTYRPEHIAEFYKLLGGGQRDAGMDGSLRPEHQLAIIPNTTHYSLLATPAAAALIEPFINAS, from the coding sequence ATGCACGCTGACATCAATGGCGTAAAGCTGTATTACGAGACACATGGCCCGAACGGCAATCGGCCGCCGCTCGTGCTGCTCCATGGCGGCGTGGGCGGCATCGAGATGTTCGGACCGAACCTGCCCGCGCTCGCGCAGAAACACCACGTGATTGCGATCGATCTCGAGTCACATGGCCGAAGCGGCGACGTAGATCGGCCTCTTCGTTATGAAACGATGGCCGACGGCGTCGCCGCGCTCGTGCGACAGCTCGGCTTCGCTCGGGCCGACGTCATCGGCTATTCGTTAGGCGGCGGCGTCGCCCAGCAGACGGCCTTTCGCCATCCAGAGCTGGTCCGAAAGCTCATCGTGATCTCGAGCCCCTTCCGGCGCGACGCGTTCTATCCGGAGATCCTCGCCATCTTCGATCAGATGAACGGCTCCTTCGGGGCCGGCATGAAGCAGTCACCCTTGTCCAAGCTGTATCCGGAGGTGAACTGGGAGCGGCTCTTCACCAAGCTCGGCGACCTCCAGCGGCAGAACTTCGATTGGTCGCGCGACGTCGCGAAGCTCCGCGCACAAACGATGCTCATCTTCGCCGATGCCGACACCTATCGCCCCGAGCATATCGCGGAGTTCTACAAGCTCCTCGGCGGCGGGCAGCGCGACGCAGGCATGGACGGCTCGCTCCGGCCGGAGCACCAGCTCGCGATCATCCCGAACACGACGCATTACAGCTTGCTCGCGACGCCGGCGGCTGCTGCGCTCATCGAGCCGTTCATCAACGCCTCGTGA
- a CDS encoding leucine-rich repeat domain-containing protein — protein sequence MSERYDVSNRGLTALPDEIRELSELRELYIYDNKLDTLPDWIGELRELRVLDANRNRFSSLPDSIGTLPNLYYLYIADQQQLGTLPESIGGLSSLAYLNASHDALTTIPAALGAIATLVELRLDDNTLREIPAGLRRLRKLRELHLTSNQIAELPEWIGEVTSLRRLALRNNKLRSLPESIGALVNLRDLDLRGNDLRTLPDSIGELSSLERLDLRWNAIAGAPSWLTTLHARGCTVWR from the coding sequence GTGAGCGAGCGGTACGACGTTTCCAACCGTGGGCTCACCGCGCTCCCCGACGAGATTCGTGAACTGAGCGAGTTGCGCGAGCTCTACATCTACGACAACAAGCTCGATACGCTCCCGGACTGGATCGGCGAGCTACGCGAGCTGCGCGTTCTCGATGCAAACCGCAATCGTTTCTCCTCACTCCCCGATTCGATCGGCACGCTCCCGAATCTTTATTATTTGTATATCGCCGATCAGCAGCAGCTCGGCACGCTGCCGGAGTCGATCGGCGGATTATCGTCGCTTGCCTATCTCAACGCGAGTCACGACGCGCTGACGACGATCCCCGCAGCGCTCGGCGCGATCGCGACGCTCGTCGAGCTGCGCCTGGACGACAACACACTCCGCGAGATCCCCGCCGGGCTGCGCCGGCTGCGCAAGCTGCGCGAGCTGCACCTAACGAGCAACCAGATCGCCGAGCTCCCCGAATGGATCGGTGAGGTGACGTCGCTCCGGCGACTGGCGCTGCGGAACAACAAGTTGCGTTCGCTGCCCGAGTCGATCGGCGCGCTCGTGAACCTGCGCGATCTCGACCTGCGCGGCAACGATCTGCGCACGCTCCCCGACTCGATCGGGGAATTATCGTCGCTCGAGCGACTCGACCTGAGATGGAACGCGATCGCGGGCGCGCCCTCGTGGCTCACGACCCTGCACGCGCGAGGTTGCACGGTGTGGCGATAA
- a CDS encoding serine hydrolase domain-containing protein, which produces MTRLLALTALIAFGLASGTSDAAQQCTIDPTAIDRWLRREADSGGLSGVVLIDRSGKVLLNRAYGHVARDNAFWIASTTKQFTAAAVLRLVDEGKLALSDSIYRFFRSAPRRARTITVEQLLTHTSGIAASGVANGIGDRGEAMQAILSEPLDHAPGTAYHYEDEDYNVLAAIIEVVSGRPYEAFVERALLIPAGLSHTGFCGRVAPNVKLAPSADPDTPPPCVAGVTPVDWADRGATGLVSTAADLLRWSHVLRTGRILSAASREALERGKVFVRHEGNDDIYYSYGARVYMQGRRRREVWQSGYDVRVGQSSTVRILENGITIVVLSNSGLDAIGQPRAAVIARGAERCSTRGARG; this is translated from the coding sequence GTGACTCGCCTTCTCGCGCTCACCGCCCTGATTGCATTCGGGCTCGCGTCTGGCACTTCCGATGCCGCGCAGCAATGTACGATCGATCCCACAGCGATCGACCGATGGCTTCGACGCGAGGCGGACTCAGGGGGGTTGTCGGGCGTCGTGCTCATCGACCGATCCGGGAAGGTTCTGCTGAATCGCGCCTACGGACACGTCGCTCGGGACAACGCCTTCTGGATCGCGTCGACGACGAAGCAGTTCACGGCCGCGGCCGTGCTGCGTCTCGTCGACGAGGGCAAGCTCGCGCTGTCCGATTCGATCTACCGTTTCTTCCGATCGGCGCCGCGACGCGCGCGGACGATCACGGTCGAGCAATTACTCACACACACGTCCGGTATCGCCGCGTCTGGCGTCGCCAATGGCATCGGCGACCGAGGCGAGGCGATGCAAGCCATTCTCTCCGAGCCGCTCGACCACGCGCCGGGCACGGCGTATCACTACGAAGACGAGGACTACAATGTCCTCGCGGCGATCATCGAGGTTGTGAGCGGGAGGCCGTACGAGGCATTCGTCGAACGCGCGTTGCTGATTCCGGCGGGTCTATCGCATACTGGATTCTGCGGACGTGTGGCGCCTAACGTGAAGCTCGCGCCCTCCGCGGATCCCGACACGCCGCCGCCGTGCGTCGCCGGCGTGACGCCAGTCGATTGGGCGGATCGCGGTGCGACGGGACTCGTCAGCACCGCCGCCGACCTGCTCCGATGGTCGCATGTGCTGCGCACCGGACGCATTCTCTCGGCAGCCTCACGCGAGGCGCTCGAACGAGGCAAGGTGTTCGTCCGCCACGAAGGCAACGACGACATCTATTACTCGTACGGTGCGCGCGTGTACATGCAGGGTCGCCGCCGACGCGAGGTATGGCAGTCCGGCTACGACGTGCGCGTCGGTCAGAGCAGCACGGTGCGGATCCTCGAGAACGGCATCACGATCGTCGTGCTGTCGAATTCGGGTCTCGACGCCATCGGCCAACCGAGAGCAGCGGTCATCGCGCGCGGCGCCGAGCGATGTTCAACGAGAGGGGCCAGGGGATAG
- a CDS encoding DinB family protein — MRLRQRDLYQQLREKEAAARDRIASMVRPLDREKLNEHPEPNGWSVGQVLEHLCLADELYAPRLTKLLASSPPDAGAAAREWKSSLIGGWIASSLENPKPIKRGPPAFRPGPTPRNGVVQAFIDGETRFLRAADDALSYDWKALRIKSPALPNWAPSMNLGDGFRIHVVHITRHASQIERLIQKL; from the coding sequence ATGAGACTTCGACAGCGAGACCTCTATCAACAGCTGCGCGAGAAGGAAGCAGCCGCCCGCGACCGCATCGCCAGTATGGTTCGGCCGCTCGACCGCGAGAAGCTGAACGAACATCCCGAGCCGAATGGCTGGAGCGTTGGCCAAGTGCTCGAGCATCTCTGTTTGGCCGACGAGCTCTACGCCCCTCGGCTTACCAAATTGCTGGCGAGCTCTCCACCTGACGCCGGGGCGGCCGCGCGCGAGTGGAAATCGTCGCTCATAGGCGGATGGATTGCCTCCAGCCTCGAGAATCCGAAGCCGATCAAGCGCGGGCCGCCCGCCTTCCGGCCCGGCCCCACACCGCGCAACGGCGTCGTCCAGGCCTTCATCGATGGCGAGACGCGGTTCCTGCGGGCGGCGGACGATGCCCTCTCGTACGACTGGAAGGCCCTGCGCATCAAATCACCGGCGCTCCCCAACTGGGCGCCGTCGATGAACCTCGGCGACGGCTTTCGTATTCACGTCGTCCACATCACGCGGCACGCGAGCCAGATCGAGCGGTTGATTCAGAAACTCTAA
- a CDS encoding VIT family protein: MHVERHRTAHIGWLRAAVLGANDGLISTASLVVGVAAAGTGSSGILVAGIAGLVAGAMSMAAGEYVSVSSQADTENADLSRERAELAADPAAEHAELAGIYVGRGLTPELAKQVATQLMERDALAAHARDELGLSEVTAARPLQAAFTSAVTFASGALLPVLVAAFSPAPLVARLVTASALVLLAVLGALAARVGGAGVARGAIRVAFWGALAMGVSALVGRLFGASV, from the coding sequence ATGCACGTCGAACGACACCGCACCGCCCACATTGGCTGGCTTCGCGCTGCCGTGCTGGGCGCCAACGACGGTCTCATCTCGACGGCGAGTCTCGTCGTCGGTGTCGCGGCGGCAGGTACGGGCAGTAGCGGAATCCTGGTCGCCGGGATCGCGGGGCTCGTCGCGGGCGCAATGTCGATGGCGGCAGGTGAATACGTGTCCGTGAGCTCCCAGGCCGACACCGAGAATGCCGATCTTTCACGGGAGCGGGCCGAGCTTGCGGCCGACCCGGCAGCCGAGCATGCCGAGCTGGCCGGGATCTATGTTGGCCGCGGTCTGACGCCCGAGTTGGCAAAGCAGGTCGCAACCCAACTGATGGAGCGCGACGCACTTGCTGCCCACGCCCGCGACGAGCTCGGACTGTCCGAGGTGACCGCCGCGCGGCCGCTCCAGGCGGCGTTCACCTCGGCGGTGACATTCGCGTCGGGCGCATTGCTTCCGGTTCTGGTCGCGGCATTCTCGCCGGCGCCGCTCGTGGCTCGACTCGTCACCGCAAGCGCTCTCGTCCTGCTGGCCGTCCTCGGCGCACTCGCGGCGAGGGTCGGCGGAGCAGGCGTCGCCCGCGGCGCGATTCGCGTTGCCTTCTGGGGAGCGCTCGCGATGGGCGTGTCGGCGCTCGTCGGGCGTCTGTTCGGAGCGTCCGTTTGA
- a CDS encoding VOC family protein, translated as MHGQFVWYELTTPDTDAARKFYPAIAGWGTQQFDKDYAMWTNGGVPFAGLFRLGPDMREQGVPPNWMPYVESNNVDETARLATSLGGKVVHGPEDIPNTGRFAVVQDPQGATFGVYKSTRPSQSWNGTPALGRFSWHELMTTDYQRAFEFYKKLFGWEKTGEMDMGGGQMYAMYGKGGKPYGGMFNRHGDMMSMPPFWLCYIYVKDVKKAVDAAVKGGAKVQRPPMEIPGGGTIAILGDPQGAAFALHADTSAATAKPAATKTATKTAAKPAAKKASKKTVAKRPKAKKAAAKKRSAGKKRPAAKKRSGAKKRPAAKKRPVAKKRSAAKKRRRR; from the coding sequence ATGCACGGTCAATTCGTGTGGTACGAGCTTACGACGCCCGATACCGACGCTGCGCGAAAGTTCTATCCAGCGATCGCCGGGTGGGGAACGCAGCAGTTCGACAAGGATTACGCGATGTGGACGAACGGAGGCGTTCCGTTCGCGGGACTCTTCCGGCTCGGTCCCGACATGCGTGAGCAGGGCGTGCCGCCCAACTGGATGCCGTACGTCGAGAGCAACAACGTCGACGAAACCGCGCGCCTGGCGACGTCGCTCGGTGGGAAGGTCGTGCATGGTCCGGAAGACATACCGAACACGGGCCGCTTCGCGGTGGTGCAGGATCCGCAGGGTGCGACCTTCGGCGTGTACAAGTCGACGCGTCCATCGCAGTCCTGGAATGGGACGCCTGCGCTCGGCCGCTTCTCCTGGCACGAGTTGATGACGACGGATTACCAACGCGCATTCGAGTTTTATAAGAAACTGTTTGGGTGGGAGAAGACGGGTGAGATGGACATGGGCGGCGGCCAGATGTACGCGATGTACGGCAAGGGTGGGAAGCCGTACGGCGGCATGTTCAACCGCCATGGAGACATGATGAGCATGCCGCCCTTCTGGCTGTGTTACATCTATGTGAAAGATGTGAAGAAGGCGGTTGATGCGGCGGTGAAGGGAGGCGCGAAGGTGCAGCGTCCGCCGATGGAGATTCCTGGCGGCGGGACGATCGCGATTCTCGGCGACCCACAGGGCGCGGCCTTCGCGTTGCACGCCGATACGTCCGCAGCGACGGCGAAGCCGGCCGCGACGAAGACTGCGACCAAGACTGCGGCGAAGCCGGCCGCGAAGAAGGCATCGAAGAAGACAGTCGCGAAGCGCCCGAAGGCGAAGAAGGCTGCGGCCAAGAAGCGCTCGGCCGGGAAGAAAAGGCCGGCGGCGAAGAAGCGATCAGGAGCCAAGAAGCGCCCAGCGGCTAAGAAGCGTCCCGTGGCCAAGAAGCGCTCGGCGGCGAAGAAGAGACGTCGTCGTTAG
- a CDS encoding AAA family ATPase codes for MNDKLLSRVGHMLNACKTPIVIAFDGPSGSGKSTLARELAAHTVATIVPTDDFFSAKLSAADWDVRSAAERARDALDWQRLRQLALEPLRAGRPGMWYPFDFAAGERPDGSYPMCATAARREPAPLVILEGAYSARPELADLIDLAVLIDAPAPVRHQRLAAREQQDFLEAWHRRWDGAEAFYFTEVRPPESFDLVIDTA; via the coding sequence ATGAACGACAAGCTGCTCTCACGTGTTGGGCACATGCTCAATGCTTGCAAGACACCGATCGTGATCGCGTTCGATGGTCCGAGCGGCTCGGGCAAGTCGACACTGGCAAGGGAGCTTGCCGCGCATACCGTCGCCACCATCGTCCCGACGGACGATTTCTTCAGCGCCAAACTGTCGGCGGCCGATTGGGACGTACGGTCCGCGGCGGAGCGCGCGCGAGACGCGCTCGACTGGCAACGGCTTCGCCAGTTAGCGCTCGAACCCCTGCGTGCTGGTCGACCGGGGATGTGGTACCCGTTCGATTTCGCGGCTGGCGAGCGACCCGACGGATCGTATCCGATGTGCGCGACGGCGGCGCGCCGCGAGCCGGCGCCCCTCGTCATCCTCGAAGGTGCGTACTCTGCGCGGCCCGAGCTCGCCGATCTCATCGATCTTGCCGTCCTGATCGACGCGCCGGCGCCGGTTCGCCATCAGCGCCTCGCCGCGAGAGAACAGCAGGACTTCCTCGAGGCCTGGCATCGCCGATGGGATGGAGCCGAGGCATTCTACTTTACTGAGGTCCGGCCTCCCGAGTCGTTTGACTTGGTAATCGACACCGCGTAG